The segment CTCGTGCGGGGCTCGGGTTCGAGGTTCGTGGTCTGCTTTCCGCTCACACCGACGCAGCTATGAGCAGCTCGTTGCGCAAGAAGATCTTCATCGTCGAGGACCAGCGGATCGTCGCCGCGGACCTCGAGAACACGCTGCTCTCGCTGGGCTACGACGTCGCCGGCTCCGCGGCCTCCGGCGAGCGCGCCATCGAGAAGGTGCTCGCCTCCCGCCCCGACCTCGTGCTGATGGACATCCGCCTCGAAGGCAAGATGGACGGGATCCAGGCCGCAGAGCGGATCCGCGCCGAGCTCGACGTCCCCATCGTCTACCTCACGGCCTACGCCGACGAGGAGACCATCCTCCGCGCGAAGACCACGAGCCCCTTCGGGTACCTGGTCAAACCCTTCAACGAGCGCGAGCTGCGCGGCGCGATCGAGATCGCGCTCTACAAGCACGAGACCGATCGGATCCTGCACGAGCGCAAGCTCGCGCTCGCCGAGGAAGAAGCCCGGCGCCGCGCCTCCGAGCGCGCCGTCGAGACACAAGCGTTCCTCGACGAGACCACGCTCCTGCTCACGAGCTCGCTCGAGACCGAAGGCACGCTCCAGAAAGCCGCGGAGCTCGCGGTCCCGCGCCTCGGCGATCTCTGCTTCGTCGACCTCGCGAACGACAAGGGCATCCTCGTCGTCTGCGCCGCCGCCGGCGCGCCCGAAGACCAGGCGATCACGGCGGAGCTCTCCCGCACGATCTCGTGCCGCCTCGGCGCCGACTACGCCTTCCAGAACGGCGGCAAGGTCCTCCACGAGGAGGTGCAGAACGTCGACTGCCTGTCCCACCTGCTCGGGACGACGGACCTCGATCACCTGCGCGCGCTCGGGCCGATCTCGTACATCTGCGTCCCGATCGAGCTCCGCGGCAAGAGGCTCGGCGTGGTCGAGCTCGTGCGCCGCACGGAGCGGGGTCGTTACGACACGACCCACCTCGGGGTGGCCCAGGAGCTCGCGCGGAGGTTCGGCATCGCGCTCGACAACGCTCGCCTCTACCGCGAGGCGCAGGAGGCGATCCGCGTCCGCGACGAGTTCTTCATGATCGCCTCGCACGAGCTCCGGACCCCGCTCACGCCGCTGCAGCTCCAGCTCGAGGCGCTCGAACGTTCCCTCAGGCGGGCGGGGCTCCTGAACGAGCACCTCACGGGGCGCGTCGAGCGCTGCTCCCGGCAGATCTTCCGGCTCACGCGGCTCGTGGAGACCCTGCTCGACGTGACACGCATCACGGCAGGTCAGCTCTTGATCGAGCCCGAGGTCACGGACCTCTGCGCCCTCGTCCGCGAGGTGGCCGATCGCTTCGCCATGGAGGCGCACGAGGCCGGCAGCACGATCGAGCTGCGCGCTTGCGAGTCTCTTCGGGGCCAGTGGGATCCGATGCGGCTCGACCAGGTGCTCTCGAACCTCCTCGAGAACGCGGTGAAGTACGGCTGTGGTCGGCCGATCGACGTCGAGGTCGTGGAGGAGGACGACGTCGTGCGGATCGCCGTCACCGATCGTGGCCTCGGCATCGCGCCCGAGGCGTGCGCGCGGATCTTCGAGCGGTTCGAGCGCGCCGTGTCGCTCCGGCATTACGGAGGGCTCGGCCTCGGCCTCTTCATCGCGCGGCAGATCGTCGAGGCGCACGGCGGGACGATCGAGGCGACGAGCCAGCCCGGCGCGGGCTCGACCTTCACCGTGACCCTGCCGCGCTGGGGCGTCGCGGCGGCGTCCGAGGTCGCGTGAAGCGCTAGAGCCCGAGCCAGGGGCCAGGATCGAGCGGCGTGGATCCGCGGCGAATCTCGAACGACACGGCGTCGCTCCCCCCCGCGCCGGGCGCCGTGCCGACACGCGCGCCGGAGGCCACGGGATCACCAGCGCGTAGCTCCGTGCCGCCGAGGCTCGCGTACACGCTGTAGTAACGGTCGCCGTGATCGACGATCACCGTCAGGCCGTAGCTGTCGTAGCGATCGGCGAACACCACGCGACCCGCGGCGACGCTACGAACGGCCGCGCCGGGCTGCGTGACGAGCTCGATCCCGCTCACGCCGTGCTTCGAGGAGCGCCGCACCTCGGCGCGGCCGGCGACCGGGAAGAGCAGGCGCCCCTTCTGCGCCTCGAAAGCGAGGCGCGCGTCCGCGTCCCGAGGCCCGCTGTCGGCGCCGTAGATCGCCACGTAGTCCGGGCGCGACGACGACTCGAAGGCGCGCGCGAACGCCGCCCTGCGCTCGTCCTCGGCTTCGAGCGCGCGCTTGGCGCGTTTCATGGCCTCGCGCTGCAGGTCGAGCGGCGCGCGCTCGGCGCGTAACCTCGAGATACGGTCCTCGAGCTCGACGCGGCGCTCGAGCAGCGCCTTCTCGTCGGCGATGTCGCGCTCGAGGGCGCGGCGCACGCGCTCCACACGCGCCGCGTGATCGACGAGCGCGTCGAAGCCCTCGCCCACGGGCAAGAGGCCCGCGTGCACGTGCCGGTAGTAGGCCCGGCCGCGCGCGAGCATGCGCTTGCGAACGGTCCCGAGGCGCGGCTCGATCCCCGCGAGCTCGCCCTCGGCGGCGCGTTGCTGCTCTTCGATCCGCTTCAAGAGTCGCTCGAAGTCGGCGACCGACGAGAGCGGGCTCGCCTGCGGGGCGGGCAGCGCCTCGACGGGCGTGCCGCCCTGCGCCGCGCCGGAGGCGAGCGCCAGGAGCAACACGGAGGCGAGCGACGTTCGGCGCTTCATCTCAGATCGCCGCCATCCGCCGCAGGCTCACGAGCGCCGTCGTCGCGCCGAGCGCGCCGCCGAGGAGCACGAGCCCGAGCGAGACGGTCCAGGGCAAGAACGAGGGCGAGAGCCCGAGCAGGTTCGCGAGCTCGTGATCGAAGCGCCCGCGCACCAGGAAAAAGAGCCCGCCGAGCAGCGCGATCGCCGCCGCCGCGCCCGCCGCGCCTTGCATCGCGCCCTCGATCACGAAGGGACGACGCACGAACTCGTTCGTCGCGCCGACGAGCTTCAGGACCTCGACCTCGGTGCGCCTGCGGCTGAGCAGGAGGCGCATCGTCGAGCTGATCACGCTGAAGACCGCGCACATCACCACGACCGCGAGCGCCGCGCTCGCCGACACGCCGCCGCCGAGCAACGACGAGAGGCGCTCGGTCCAGCGCTGGTAGGTCTCGACCGTCTCCACCGCCGGCAACGCCCGCAGCTTGAGCGCGATCGACTGCAGATCGTTCTCGCCGATGTCGTCCGTGAAGCCGAGCTCGAGCGAGGCCGGGAACGCGGCCGGCGGCAACGACGCGAGCGCCGCGTCCGACTCGTCGACCACGATCTCGCGCCGCGCCTCCACGCTCGTCACGTGCCGCACGCGCTTGACGCCGGGTGTCTTCTCGAGCGCGCGGACGAGCTCGTTCACCTCGGGATCCGCCACGCCGTCGCGCAGGTACACCGTCGCGCGACCCGCGCGCGACCAGCGATCACGCACCGCCGAGAGGTTCGTCACCACGAGCAGCGAGGCCGCCAGGCACACGAACGCGACCGCGAGGGAGAAGATCGACTGCACGTGCACGCGCATGTCCCCTCGCCCGGGTCTCCAGGCCTTCATGGGCACTCGCACGCCGTACCGTTCGCTCGCCATGCAGCTCCTCCCTACGCCACGAGGTTCATCGGGACGTCATCACCTGCCATGTCGAGCCCGTTCGGCGCGTCCGTCGCCTTGCCCGCGTCGAGCACCACCACGCGCCGCGGGCGCACGTCGAGCAGCGTCCGATCGTGCGTCGCGAAGAGCACCGTGGCCCCGGTCTCGTGGATGTCCTCGAAGAGGCCGAGGATGTCGATCGCGAGCTCGGGATCGAGGTTGCCCGTCGGCTCGTCGGCGAGGATGAGCGCCGGCTCGCCCACGATCGCCCGCGCGATCGCGACCCTTTGTTGCTCGCCGCCCGAGAGGCGCTTGGCCTGCTCGTCGCCGCGCCCCGAGAGCCCGACGCGCTCGAGCGCCTCGCCCACGCGGCTGCGCACGAGCCGCGGCGGCAGGCCCACGACCTCGAGCGCCACGGCCACGTTGTCGAACACGGTCCAGCTCGGCACGAGCTTGAAGTCCTGGAAGACGTAGCCGATGTTGCGGCGCAGGGCGGGGATCGAGTCCTCGCGCAGGCGCCCCACGTCGCGGCCGAGGAAGAGGATCCGGCCCTCGTCGACGCGCTCGGTGCGGTGCACGAGCCGGAGCAGCGTGCTCTTGCCCGCGCCCGAGGGCCCCGTGATGAACACGAACTCCCCGCGCTCGATCGTGAGCGACATCCCTCGCAGGACGGGTTGGTCCGGCCGGTAGGCCTTGTGCACGTCCTCGAACACCAGGATCGGCCGCCTCGCTGCAGCCGGGTCGAACCGGTGTCCGGACCGCAGGGCCGGATGAAACGAAGGGCGCGGGGATGACGCCATGGGCGCGATTGCTACCAGGGCCCTACGGAGCGGGAAAATTTTTGGGGTAAGGAGAGAGCGTCATGCCGCTCCGCATCGCGTTTTTTGGCCTGCCCCTCGCGGCGCTCCTGCTCGCGAAGGACGGGCACTCGATCGAGCTCTGCGCCGTCTGCCGCAAGGACGCCCTCGGCCTCCGTCGCGCGCGGCGCGTGTTCGGTGATCGCGTGATCGTCAAGCCCAGGGTCACGGACGCCGCGCTGCTCGATCGCGTCGCGCGCCTCCAGCCCGACCTCGTCGTGAGCTGGTTCTGGACCACGCGCCTGCCCATGCGCCTCGTCGAGAGCGCGCGGCTCGGCGGCATCGGCGTCCATCCCTCGCTCCTGCCGCGCCACCGCGGCCCCGATCCGACGACATGGGCGATCCTCGCCGGCGACGCGATCACCGGCGTCTCCGTGCACCGCATCGCCGCGGAGTACGACACCGGCGCGATCCTGGAGCAGGAGGAGCTCGTGATCGATCCTCGCTGGACCGGCTGGGACCTCGCGCGCGCCCTCGATCGTCCCTCGCTGCGCGCCTTGCGCCGCACCTGCATGCGCCTGTCGCGCGGCGAGACGATCGCCGAGATCCCGCAAGACGAGGCGCTCGTGACGCACGCGCCCGCCCTCGGCGACGACGAGCACGCGATCCGCTGGACCTGGCCCACCGATCGCGTGCTCCGCCACGTCCGCGCCCTCGCGCCCGCGCCCGGCGCCTTCACCGAGATCGCGGGCGCGCTCGTGACCGTGCTCGAGGCCCGAGAAGCGGCGCATTTTCCCGGCGCGCTCGCGCCTGGCGAGGGCTACGCCGAGGGGGGTTTTGCCGTGATCCGCACCGGGGATGGCGCGGTGATCCTGGTGCGGGGTGAGATCGACGGCGCGCCCGCGGACGCCTC is part of the Polyangium spumosum genome and harbors:
- a CDS encoding ATP-binding protein, which translates into the protein MSSSLRKKIFIVEDQRIVAADLENTLLSLGYDVAGSAASGERAIEKVLASRPDLVLMDIRLEGKMDGIQAAERIRAELDVPIVYLTAYADEETILRAKTTSPFGYLVKPFNERELRGAIEIALYKHETDRILHERKLALAEEEARRRASERAVETQAFLDETTLLLTSSLETEGTLQKAAELAVPRLGDLCFVDLANDKGILVVCAAAGAPEDQAITAELSRTISCRLGADYAFQNGGKVLHEEVQNVDCLSHLLGTTDLDHLRALGPISYICVPIELRGKRLGVVELVRRTERGRYDTTHLGVAQELARRFGIALDNARLYREAQEAIRVRDEFFMIASHELRTPLTPLQLQLEALERSLRRAGLLNEHLTGRVERCSRQIFRLTRLVETLLDVTRITAGQLLIEPEVTDLCALVREVADRFAMEAHEAGSTIELRACESLRGQWDPMRLDQVLSNLLENAVKYGCGRPIDVEVVEEDDVVRIAVTDRGLGIAPEACARIFERFERAVSLRHYGGLGLGLFIARQIVEAHGGTIEATSQPGAGSTFTVTLPRWGVAAASEVA
- a CDS encoding murein hydrolase activator EnvC family protein → MKRRTSLASVLLLALASGAAQGGTPVEALPAPQASPLSSVADFERLLKRIEEQQRAAEGELAGIEPRLGTVRKRMLARGRAYYRHVHAGLLPVGEGFDALVDHAARVERVRRALERDIADEKALLERRVELEDRISRLRAERAPLDLQREAMKRAKRALEAEDERRAAFARAFESSSRPDYVAIYGADSGPRDADARLAFEAQKGRLLFPVAGRAEVRRSSKHGVSGIELVTQPGAAVRSVAAGRVVFADRYDSYGLTVIVDHGDRYYSVYASLGGTELRAGDPVASGARVGTAPGAGGSDAVSFEIRRGSTPLDPGPWLGL
- a CDS encoding cell division protein FtsX, with protein sequence MASERYGVRVPMKAWRPGRGDMRVHVQSIFSLAVAFVCLAASLLVVTNLSAVRDRWSRAGRATVYLRDGVADPEVNELVRALEKTPGVKRVRHVTSVEARREIVVDESDAALASLPPAAFPASLELGFTDDIGENDLQSIALKLRALPAVETVETYQRWTERLSSLLGGGVSASAALAVVVMCAVFSVISSTMRLLLSRRRTEVEVLKLVGATNEFVRRPFVIEGAMQGAAGAAAAIALLGGLFFLVRGRFDHELANLLGLSPSFLPWTVSLGLVLLGGALGATTALVSLRRMAAI
- the ftsE gene encoding cell division ATP-binding protein FtsE, with product MLVFEDVHKAYRPDQPVLRGMSLTIERGEFVFITGPSGAGKSTLLRLVHRTERVDEGRILFLGRDVGRLREDSIPALRRNIGYVFQDFKLVPSWTVFDNVAVALEVVGLPPRLVRSRVGEALERVGLSGRGDEQAKRLSGGEQQRVAIARAIVGEPALILADEPTGNLDPELAIDILGLFEDIHETGATVLFATHDRTLLDVRPRRVVVLDAGKATDAPNGLDMAGDDVPMNLVA
- a CDS encoding methionyl-tRNA formyltransferase, which translates into the protein MPLRIAFFGLPLAALLLAKDGHSIELCAVCRKDALGLRRARRVFGDRVIVKPRVTDAALLDRVARLQPDLVVSWFWTTRLPMRLVESARLGGIGVHPSLLPRHRGPDPTTWAILAGDAITGVSVHRIAAEYDTGAILEQEELVIDPRWTGWDLARALDRPSLRALRRTCMRLSRGETIAEIPQDEALVTHAPALGDDEHAIRWTWPTDRVLRHVRALAPAPGAFTEIAGALVTVLEAREAAHFPGALAPGEGYAEGGFAVIRTGDGAVILVRGEIDGAPADASALARLFLAPAPLLG